CGCCCGGCGCCATCCGGCGCGCGGTGACCAGGAACGCCGTGTGGCCGATCATCTTGTGGTCCGGACGCACCGCGAGCCCCTCGACGTGCCAGTCGCGCACCAGCGACTCCCACGCGTGCGGCTCGGTGAAGCCTCCGTGGGCCCGCACCGTCTCGACGAACCGCGAGAGCTGCGTGGTCGTGGCGACGTACGCGCAGACGATGCCGCCCGGCACCAGCGCGTCCGCGGCGGCCGACAGGCACTCCCACGGCGCGAGCATGTCGAGGATGATCCGGTCGCAGCGCTCACCGCTGGCCGGCAGCGCCTCGGCGAGGTCGCCGAGGGTGAGGGTCCAGGCCGGGTGGCTGCTGCCCTCGGGCGCGGAGAAGAACTGGTCGACGTTGCGCCGGGCCACCTCGGCGAACTCCTCGCGACGCTCGTAGGAGGACACCCTGCCCTGCGGGCCCACCGCGCGCAGCAGCGAGCAGGTGAGGGCCCCGGAGCCCACCCCGGCCTCGACCACGCGGGCGCCCGGGAAGATGTCGGCCATCGCGACGATCTGCGCGGCGTCCTTGGGGTAGATCACCGCCGCCCCGCGGGGCATCGAGACCACGAACTCCGAGAGCAGCGGCCGGAAGACCAGGTAGTCCCCGCCGCCGGACGTGGTGACGGTGAAGCCCTCCTCGCGACCGATCAGCTCGTCGTGGTCGAGGTGGCCGCGGTTGGAGAAGAACCGCTTGCCCGCCTCCAGGGCGAAGTTGTGCTTGCGCCCCTTGCCGTCGACCAGTCGCACCCACTCACCGGCACGCAGGGGGCCCCGGTGGACACCGGACCAGGCCTCCTGGGGGACGTCGTCGACGGGCTGGGACGGGTGCTGGTCGTGCTCGGACACGCGCGCACCCTAGACCGGCGCGGCCCGGCGCGGCGACTCCGCGCGAGCGACTCAGGGCGAGCGACTCAGGGCGAGCGACTCAGGGCGAGCGACTCAGGGCGGGCCGACCTCAGCCGGCGGTCTCCCGGAAGGCCCGGTCGACGTCGGCGGTGCTCAGCACCCCGTAGACGCTGCCGTCCTCCTCGACCAGGAGGTACTCGGCGGCCGGGGTGCGGGTCAGGGCGCGCACCAGCTCCTCCCCGCGCAGCCCGACGGGGAGGCGCAGCCCCTCCTCGAGGGTCCTGGCCACGCTCGACGTCGGCACCCACGGGCGGCGATCCTCGGGCGTGGCGAGCAGTGCCGCCTCCGAGACCAGCCCGGTGGCGCGGCCGTCGGTGGTCGTGGTGAGGATCCCGCCGGCCCGGGCCTCCTGGGCCCGGCGTACCGCCTCGGCCAGCGGCAGGTCCGCGGGCACCGCCAGGGTGCGGCGGGCCAGGTCACGGGCGACGAGGTGCGGCAGCCGGCTCCTCAGCCGGGCCGCGGACATCGAGGCCGTCGCGCCGGACCACAAGAAGGCGGCGATCACGAGGGCGAGGACGAAGTCGACCACGTCGGGCGGGACACCGAGGACGGACTCCTGCAGCAGTGGCCAGGCCAGTGCCGCGACCGCGGCGACCCGGCCGCCCCAGCCGGCCACGACCGTGCCCCGCACGATGCTGCCGGTCGCGCCCCAGACCCCGGCCTTGAGCAGGCGGCCGCCGTCGAGCGGCAGCCCCGGCACCAGGTTGAGGACCCCGACCAGGAGGTTGGCGCCGGCCAGGCCCTCCATGGCCAGGCGGGTCAGCCCGTCCGGTGTGACGGGCAGGAGCAGCAGGGCGACGACGCCGACCAGGATCGAGGTCAGGGGCCCCACCACCGCGATGAGGAACTCCTCCCGCGGGCGCTTGGCCTCCCCCTCGATCGACGTCATGCCGCCCAGGAAGTGCAGCGTGATCGAGGTGACCGGGTAGCCCAGCCGCTTGGCCATGACCGCGTGGGAGGCCTCGTGCAGGAGCACCGAGCCGTAGAGCAGCACCGCGAAGGCCAGGCCGGCGAGGTACTTGAGCGCACCGAGGCCCGGCTGCACCTGCTCCACGAGCGGCGCCATGATCACCGCGATCAGCGCGGCGACGAGGAACCAGGAGGTGCTGACCAGCACGTCGCTGCCCGCCACGGTGCCGACCTTGAAGGTGCCCGGCGGTCGCTGATCACTCACGCGGGGAGGCTATCTGACCCTGCGGCCCCGTCCGAGCGGCGTACGGCGGTGCGCCGGTCACGCTGTCGGCGCCATCGCCTAGCGTGCCTCCCATGAGCGCGGAGGTACTGCCCGGGGAGATCCCGACCGGGGAGGTGGCGGCACCCAGCCCCGCCGAGCGGCACTCGACGTCGGTGGACGGTGTGGAGGTGCTGGGGGCGCTCTCGCCCAGCCGGGCCGGCGACTTCATGACCTGCCCGCTGCTCTACCGCTTCCGCACCATCGACCGGTTGCCCGAGCCGGCCTCGCCCGACGCGGTGCGCGGCACCTTGGTCCACAAGGTGCTCGAGGACCTCTTCGAGCTGCCGGCGCTGGAGCGGACCCCGGTGCGCGCCGAGCAGATGCTCGAGCCCTCCTGGCACCGGTTGCTCGAGGACGAGCCCGGGTTGGCGGCGATCTTCGAGGGCGATGACTCGGTGGACCGCGACCGCTGGTGGGACACCTGCCGGACGGTGCTGGAGCGCTACTTCACCCTGGAGGACCCCACGCGTCTGGAGCCCGCCGAGCGCGAGCTCTACGTCGAGTGGCTGCTGGACTCCAAGCTGCTGCTGCGCGGGTTCGTGGACCGCGTCGACGTCGCCCCCGACGGCGCGATCCGGGTGGTCGACTACAAGACCGGTCGCGCCCCGGGCCCGGGCTTCGAGGGTCGGGCGCTGTTCCAGATGAAGTTCTACGCGCTGGTGCTGTGGCGGCTGCGAGGCGTGGTGCCCGCGATGCTGCAGCTGGTCTACCTCGGCAACGGGGAGCTGGTGCGCTACGTCCCCGACGAGCACGACCTGCTCGCGACCGAGCGGAAGGTCCAGGCGGTGTGGGAGGCGATCCGCCGCGCGACCGACGAGCAGGACTGGCGGCCCAGCAAGGGGCCGCTGTGCAGCTGGTGCGCCCACAAGGCCCTGTGCCCGTCCTGGGGCGGCACTCCCCCGCCGCTGCCCTCCGGCGACTGACCCGCGACAGACTGTTGCCCCGAGGCCGCCGATCGCCGCTCAGAGGCCGTTGCGCTGCGCCCAGAGCGCGGCCTGGGTCCGGTCGGTGACGCCGATGCGTGAGAAGGCACTTGTCAGGTGCGCCTTGACGGTGCGCTCGCTGATCTCGAGCTGACGGGCGATCTGCTTGTTGGCCAGCCCGTCGCGCACCAGCGTCAGCACCTCCACCTCACGGGCGGTCAGCTGGGGCCGGCCCCCTCCGGAGCGCGCGCCGAGCAGTGCCCGCGCGGCCTTGGGGTGGATCGGGGACTCCCCCCGCGCCACCGCCCGCACCCCGGCGAGGACGTCGTCGGGGTCGGCGTCCTTGAGCAGGTAGCCCACGGCTCCTGCGTCGAGGGCGTCGAGGATCCGCTCGTTGTCGGAGTACGACGTCAGCACGAGGACGTCGACCCCCAACCCGGCCGAGACGATCTCCCGGGTCGCGCTGACCCCGTCCACCCCGGGCATCTGCAGGTCCATCAGCACCACGTCGGGGGTGAGGGCACGCGCCTGCTCGACCGCCTCGGCGCCGTCGGCGGCCTGGCCGACGACCTCGATGTCCTCCGCGGTGGCGATCAGCTGGGCCAGGCCCGCCCGGATCACGGCGTGGTCGTCGACCAGCACGACCCGGATGGTCCCCGAGCCGCTCATCGTCGTACCGCCATGCGCACGGAGGTACCTTCGCCCAGCGCCGAGGTGACGTCCAACTCCCCGCCCACGTCGCGCACCAGGCTGCGCAGGCCCCGGAGGCCGAAGCGGTCCGGCGGGCTGGGTGCGGTGGTGTCGAAACCGACGCCGTCGTCGACCACCTCCAGCAGCAGGCCGTCGGTGTCGCCGCGCACGGTGACCGCGAGCGTGGAGGCGCCGGA
This genomic window from Nocardioides marinus contains:
- a CDS encoding response regulator; its protein translation is MSGSGTIRVVLVDDHAVIRAGLAQLIATAEDIEVVGQAADGAEAVEQARALTPDVVLMDLQMPGVDGVSATREIVSAGLGVDVLVLTSYSDNERILDALDAGAVGYLLKDADPDDVLAGVRAVARGESPIHPKAARALLGARSGGGRPQLTAREVEVLTLVRDGLANKQIARQLEISERTVKAHLTSAFSRIGVTDRTQAALWAQRNGL
- a CDS encoding tRNA (adenine-N1)-methyltransferase — protein: MSEHDQHPSQPVDDVPQEAWSGVHRGPLRAGEWVRLVDGKGRKHNFALEAGKRFFSNRGHLDHDELIGREEGFTVTTSGGGDYLVFRPLLSEFVVSMPRGAAVIYPKDAAQIVAMADIFPGARVVEAGVGSGALTCSLLRAVGPQGRVSSYERREEFAEVARRNVDQFFSAPEGSSHPAWTLTLGDLAEALPASGERCDRIILDMLAPWECLSAAADALVPGGIVCAYVATTTQLSRFVETVRAHGGFTEPHAWESLVRDWHVEGLAVRPDHKMIGHTAFLVTARRMAPGERPPRKTRRPAPGAYGPDYTGPRPPDVPQEPVAPADE
- a CDS encoding RecB family exonuclease; its protein translation is MSAEVLPGEIPTGEVAAPSPAERHSTSVDGVEVLGALSPSRAGDFMTCPLLYRFRTIDRLPEPASPDAVRGTLVHKVLEDLFELPALERTPVRAEQMLEPSWHRLLEDEPGLAAIFEGDDSVDRDRWWDTCRTVLERYFTLEDPTRLEPAERELYVEWLLDSKLLLRGFVDRVDVAPDGAIRVVDYKTGRAPGPGFEGRALFQMKFYALVLWRLRGVVPAMLQLVYLGNGELVRYVPDEHDLLATERKVQAVWEAIRRATDEQDWRPSKGPLCSWCAHKALCPSWGGTPPPLPSGD
- a CDS encoding site-2 protease family protein produces the protein MSDQRPPGTFKVGTVAGSDVLVSTSWFLVAALIAVIMAPLVEQVQPGLGALKYLAGLAFAVLLYGSVLLHEASHAVMAKRLGYPVTSITLHFLGGMTSIEGEAKRPREEFLIAVVGPLTSILVGVVALLLLPVTPDGLTRLAMEGLAGANLLVGVLNLVPGLPLDGGRLLKAGVWGATGSIVRGTVVAGWGGRVAAVAALAWPLLQESVLGVPPDVVDFVLALVIAAFLWSGATASMSAARLRSRLPHLVARDLARRTLAVPADLPLAEAVRRAQEARAGGILTTTTDGRATGLVSEAALLATPEDRRPWVPTSSVARTLEEGLRLPVGLRGEELVRALTRTPAAEYLLVEEDGSVYGVLSTADVDRAFRETAG